In Candidatus Palauibacter soopunensis, the following are encoded in one genomic region:
- the trpB gene encoding tryptophan synthase subunit beta, producing MSSPAPGWFGDFGGQFVPETLIPALDELTAAWAEARDDPAFREALEASLAHYVGRPTPLYRAPRLGADLGLDLWLKREDLNHTGAHKINNTIGQALLAKRMNKARIIAETGAGQHGVATATACAALDFECAVYMGEEDMRRQALNVERMEMLGAEVIPVSSGSRTLKDATNEAIRDWVTNVDTTHYIIGSVVGPAPYPALVRDFQRVIGDETVRQLAEHGVQPDAVFACVGGGSNAIGIFTPFIERNRDVPAEASVALVGVEAAGHGVETGRHSASLTAGEPGVLHGNYSYLLQDEDGQVVPAHSVSAGLDYPGVGPEHSWLKETGQVRYESVTDEEALSAFRDLCRLEGLIPALESAHALAGLRREAARWAGNRVVICLSGRGDKDVEEVARVLSAGREPGPDPGPEGH from the coding sequence GTGAGCAGCCCGGCCCCCGGCTGGTTCGGCGACTTCGGCGGGCAGTTCGTGCCCGAGACGCTGATCCCGGCGCTCGACGAACTGACCGCGGCCTGGGCCGAGGCCCGCGACGATCCCGCCTTCCGGGAGGCCCTCGAGGCCAGCCTCGCGCACTACGTGGGGCGACCCACGCCGCTCTATCGCGCGCCGCGCCTGGGGGCGGATCTCGGGCTCGACCTTTGGCTGAAGCGCGAGGACCTCAACCACACGGGCGCCCACAAGATCAACAACACGATTGGCCAGGCGCTGCTCGCGAAGCGCATGAACAAGGCCCGGATCATCGCCGAGACCGGCGCGGGCCAGCACGGCGTGGCGACGGCCACCGCCTGCGCGGCGCTCGACTTCGAGTGCGCCGTCTACATGGGCGAGGAGGACATGCGTCGGCAGGCGCTCAACGTCGAGCGCATGGAAATGCTGGGCGCGGAGGTCATCCCGGTGTCGAGCGGGAGCCGGACGCTCAAGGACGCGACGAACGAGGCGATCCGCGACTGGGTCACGAACGTGGACACGACACACTACATCATCGGCTCTGTCGTGGGCCCGGCGCCCTATCCGGCGCTCGTACGCGACTTTCAGCGCGTCATCGGCGATGAGACGGTCCGGCAACTCGCCGAGCACGGCGTGCAGCCGGATGCCGTCTTCGCCTGCGTCGGCGGCGGCTCGAACGCGATCGGCATCTTCACCCCCTTCATCGAGCGCAACCGCGACGTCCCGGCGGAGGCGTCCGTCGCCCTCGTCGGCGTGGAGGCGGCGGGGCACGGCGTCGAGACCGGCCGGCACTCCGCCTCGCTCACGGCGGGCGAACCCGGGGTGCTTCACGGCAACTACAGCTACCTGCTCCAGGACGAGGACGGCCAGGTGGTTCCCGCCCATTCCGTGTCGGCCGGACTCGACTATCCCGGCGTCGGCCCGGAGCACTCGTGGCTCAAGGAGACGGGACAGGTCCGCTACGAATCCGTGACGGATGAGGAGGCCCTCTCCGCCTTCCGGGACCTCTGCCGGCTCGAGGGGCTGATCCCCGCGCTCGAGAGCGCCCACGCGCTGGCGGGCCTGCGGCGGGAAGCCGCGCGCTGGGCGGGGAACCGCGTCGTCATCTGTCTCAGCGGGCGGGGCGACAAGGACGTGGAGGAAGTTGCCCGCGTCCTGTCGGCCGGCCGCGAACCCGGCCCCGACCCCGGCCCCGAGGGGCACTGA
- a CDS encoding phosphoribosylanthranilate isomerase, whose translation MSRVGVKICGLREPRDATATSRAGADYVGVVFAGRVREVTAGEAAAVVAALEGGARAVGVFVDTGPAEILRKRDVAGFHIAQLAGAEPPEVCDRLRGEGLDVWKGLRPTSSDALVRGWDEYREAADAVLVEGFSPRGPGGTGTAFPYEWLAGLQRDGCALALAGGLNAENVVRAIRDVRPDIVDVSSGVERAPGEKSIDLILDFLAVAK comes from the coding sequence GGACGCCACCGCGACGTCTCGCGCCGGAGCGGACTACGTGGGCGTGGTGTTTGCCGGGCGGGTGAGGGAAGTCACGGCCGGGGAAGCCGCCGCGGTCGTGGCGGCGCTCGAGGGCGGCGCGCGCGCCGTGGGCGTGTTCGTGGACACGGGACCGGCGGAGATCCTCCGCAAGCGGGACGTCGCGGGGTTCCACATCGCCCAGCTCGCCGGCGCGGAGCCGCCCGAAGTCTGCGACCGCCTGCGGGGCGAGGGGTTGGATGTCTGGAAGGGCCTCCGGCCCACGTCGAGCGACGCCCTGGTCCGAGGGTGGGATGAGTACCGGGAGGCGGCGGACGCGGTCCTCGTGGAAGGGTTCTCGCCGCGCGGACCCGGAGGGACCGGGACCGCCTTCCCGTACGAGTGGCTGGCGGGGCTGCAGCGGGACGGATGCGCACTCGCACTTGCGGGCGGGCTGAACGCGGAAAACGTGGTGCGCGCGATCCGCGACGTGCGCCCCGATATCGTCGACGTCTCCTCGGGCGTCGAGCGGGCCCCGGGGGAGAAGTCGATCGACCTCATCCTCGACTTTCTGGCGGTGGCGAAGTGA
- a CDS encoding ABC transporter substrate-binding protein — protein sequence MGLTSGIYRAHRAGRTTGFAAGLLALALVAAGCVDDPADSTGPEPGSDGTPITLAAAISETGRHGVEGIEVVRGYRLAVEILNEKGGIRGRPVQLEIRDDGSDAQASARLYAEFIASGAVDALLGPYSSPITETVLAVNEAAGMPMVAAMAAAPSIWSERQRQWSVQLLTPGPAYLQGSVEVAVFGGAQTVAIVYENTSFPASVVEGVREAVRRHGLEIVLDRSYEVGAADHRAITAAARDAGADLFIGGGYTADAAGFAAAAPAVGYRPVLMSLIIGPGQQHFAEDVGQAARCVAGNSPWHPAIETSGFIADNATFVGRYEAAHGTTPGYHAAGGFAAVELLAEGLDQTAAGPGGTNRGALRDYLFSARTGTIAGPYEVSPIGDPQAGAQRALKGLQVQWQDDGAGGLALRIVHPWAAANAVPCYMR from the coding sequence ATGGGACTCACGAGCGGGATATATCGGGCACATCGAGCCGGTCGGACGACCGGCTTTGCGGCAGGCCTCCTGGCACTGGCCCTGGTCGCGGCCGGGTGCGTGGACGACCCGGCGGACTCCACGGGGCCGGAGCCGGGCTCGGACGGGACGCCGATCACGCTGGCGGCGGCCATCTCCGAGACCGGGCGGCACGGCGTGGAGGGGATCGAAGTCGTGCGGGGGTATCGACTCGCCGTCGAGATCCTCAACGAGAAGGGGGGGATTCGCGGTCGGCCGGTACAACTGGAGATTCGCGACGACGGGAGCGATGCCCAGGCGAGCGCGCGCCTGTACGCGGAATTCATCGCCTCCGGCGCGGTCGACGCGCTGCTGGGACCCTACAGCAGCCCGATCACGGAGACCGTCCTCGCCGTCAACGAGGCCGCGGGGATGCCGATGGTCGCGGCAATGGCGGCGGCGCCCTCGATCTGGTCCGAGCGGCAGCGGCAGTGGAGCGTCCAGTTGCTGACGCCCGGACCGGCCTACCTGCAGGGTTCCGTGGAGGTGGCCGTGTTCGGCGGGGCGCAGACCGTGGCCATCGTGTACGAAAACACCTCGTTTCCGGCATCGGTGGTCGAGGGCGTGCGCGAAGCGGTCCGCCGTCACGGGCTGGAGATCGTGCTGGACCGGTCCTATGAGGTCGGAGCGGCGGACCACCGGGCGATCACCGCCGCGGCCCGGGACGCCGGCGCGGACCTCTTCATCGGCGGGGGCTACACGGCCGATGCCGCCGGCTTCGCGGCCGCGGCACCCGCCGTGGGCTACCGGCCGGTCCTCATGAGCCTGATCATCGGGCCCGGCCAGCAGCACTTCGCCGAAGACGTGGGGCAGGCCGCGCGGTGCGTCGCCGGCAACTCGCCGTGGCACCCGGCCATTGAGACGTCCGGGTTCATCGCGGACAACGCGACCTTCGTCGGCCGCTACGAGGCGGCGCACGGAACGACGCCGGGCTACCACGCGGCGGGCGGCTTCGCGGCCGTGGAACTCCTGGCCGAAGGGCTCGACCAGACGGCCGCCGGGCCGGGCGGAACCAACCGCGGCGCGCTCCGCGACTACCTGTTCTCGGCCCGGACCGGGACCATCGCGGGCCCGTACGAGGTCTCCCCCATCGGTGATCCGCAGGCCGGGGCTCAGCGAGCGCTCAAGGGGTTGCAGGTCCAGTGGCAGGACGACGGCGCCGGCGGACTCGCCCTCCGGATCGTGCACCCGTGGGCCGCCGCCAACGCCGTCCCCTGCTACATGCGCTGA
- a CDS encoding VOC family protein has protein sequence MPGAPAVPANLDHLLLGTADLAEGVAWVADRLGVEAPFGGRHGNLGTANHLLSLGGDIYLEILGPDPEAPPRDEPLPFGIEELAEPRLVTWAARGTDLAALVARASGRGVPLGPVRPGSRLRPDGSELSWEITAFTSVLHDGLVPFFIDWGTTPHPARATPPGGQLISFRAEHPDPAAVRSTLESLDLALEVDEGPEPALVARIRTLDGDETELR, from the coding sequence GTGCCTGGCGCCCCCGCCGTCCCGGCGAATCTCGACCATCTGCTTCTGGGGACGGCCGACCTCGCGGAAGGGGTAGCGTGGGTGGCCGACCGGCTCGGCGTCGAAGCCCCGTTCGGCGGCCGCCACGGGAACCTCGGCACCGCGAACCACCTCCTCTCGCTCGGGGGCGACATCTACCTGGAGATCCTCGGTCCGGACCCCGAAGCGCCGCCCCGGGACGAGCCGCTGCCGTTCGGGATCGAAGAACTCGCCGAGCCCCGGCTCGTCACGTGGGCGGCCCGCGGGACGGACCTCGCGGCGCTCGTCGCGCGGGCCTCGGGCCGGGGCGTGCCGCTGGGCCCGGTGCGGCCCGGCTCCCGGCTCCGGCCGGACGGCAGCGAACTGAGCTGGGAGATCACGGCCTTCACGTCCGTCCTCCACGACGGCCTCGTACCTTTCTTCATCGACTGGGGAACGACGCCGCACCCGGCCCGCGCGACGCCGCCGGGCGGGCAGCTGATCTCGTTCCGGGCCGAACACCCGGACCCCGCCGCGGTACGATCCACCCTCGAGTCGCTGGACCTGGCGCTCGAAGTGGACGAGGGGCCGGAGCCCGCGCTCGTGGCGAGGATCCGTACCCTGGACGGTGACGAAACGGAGCTGCGCTAA